A window from Rana temporaria chromosome 8, aRanTem1.1, whole genome shotgun sequence encodes these proteins:
- the LOC120910383 gene encoding rap1 GTPase-activating protein 1-like has translation MITSHFLHCFIVVQSCRSHSGNTLYKVSVTARDDVPGFGPALSNPAVFQKNQQFREFLLTKLINAEVSCYKAERFSKLQVRIIYVGTSDAF, from the exons ATGATAACGTCCCATTTCCTCCATTGCTTCATTGTTGTCCAGTCCTGCAGAAGTCACAGTGGTAATACTCTGTACAAG GTCTCAGTTACAGCTCGGGATGATGTGCCAGGATTCGGACCAGCTCTGTCAAATCCTGCCGTGTTTCAAAAG AACCAGCAGTTTCGAGAATTCCTTCTTACCAAATTGATCAATGCTGAGGTCAGCTGCTACAAAGCAGAGAGGTTCTCCAAGCTTCAGGTGAGGATCATATATGTTGGGACATCTGATGCCTTCTGA